The Microcystis panniformis FACHB-1757 region ATTGGGCGGCCTACCGGCAAGGGGAGGCCTATCGATTGCTGAAAAATTACGAACGCGCTATTACTTCCTACGATCTGGCCTTGGGAGCGCGACCCCGGGATTATTGGGCCTGGTATCGTCGCGGCGACGCTTTCCGGGATTGGGGCAATCCCCAAGAGGCTTTATTTAATTATCGTACCGCCCTCGATATCCGACCGCAAGATTACTGGTCCTGGTATCAACAGGGTGTGATCCTACAGGAATTACAGCGTTTAACAGAAGCGATCGCCTGTTATGAAGAATCGTTAAAAATCGATCAAGATGATCGCTATGCGTGGTACAATGCCGCTTGCTGTTATGCTGCCCTCGGTCAACAACAAAAAGCGATCAACTGTTTACGGGAAGCTCTAGACATAGAACCAGATATTTGCGGCGAATTAGCGCGTAATAACTTTGTTTTCGATGGTTTAAGACAAAATGAAACCTTTAATGACCTCTTGAGTTGCTATTCCCCCAGCTAAAGTCTTTTTGCAGCACCTAGGGTTTGCTGAAAGGGTTTTTCGTGGGGTGTGGGATTTTAGGCATTTTCAGGGAAAAAGTGCCTAAAATGTCCCCCCGGTTGCTCCAATATCTGGCACTTTTTTAATGGCAAAAAAGCCTAAAGATATTAGTCAACAAGGTTTTTAGATTCATTTAGCCAGTCTGGATTAGCTACAATTGCAATTAGAGAAAAATTATTGAGAATCCTATGCGAGAACTAGACAGAGACAAAACCATCGAACAACTGAACGAAATCATGGAATTTGAACTAGCAGGAGTTGTCCGTTATACCCACTATTCCCTGATGGTGACAGGTCCCCATCGCATCCCCATCGTCCAATTTTTCCAGACTCAGGCCACGGAATCCCTCACCCACGCGCAACAAGTTGGGGAAATTCTCACCGGTTTAGAAGGTCATCCTAGTTTAAAAATTGCCCCCATCGAGGAAAGCTATGAACATAATATCAAAGCAATCTTGAGTGAGAGCCTCAATCATGAGAAAAAATCCCTTGATTTGTACAAAGCACTCCTAGAAACCGTCGAAGATGCCAGTATTTACCTAGAAGAATTCGCTCGCGGTATGATTGGACAAGAAGAATTACACAATCTGGAAATTCGCAAGATGCTGCGGGATTTTGCTTGAGCTAGGATCAAAGCTAGAGTTTATCGACTAGCTTATGAATCTCAGTTCCGCTTTACCCACTTTTATTATCACTCTCCGGGAAGGTTTCGAGGCCGCTTTAGTGGTGGGAATTGTCCTCGCTTGTTTACAAAAATCCGGTCGATCGCAACTTAACTCATGGGTGTATCGTGGTATTGGTGCGGGAGTAGTCGCTAGTGTTTTGGTCGGTGTTTTGCTAGGGGGAATCCTTTTGCAAGTGGATGCTTCTCCTAGTCCATTTGTACCAATGATCAAGGAATTACTGGCCGCCACTTTTGGACTAATTGCCGTTTTGATGTTGAGTTGGATGTTAATTTGGATGACTCAACAGGCCAAATCTTTGAAATCTGAGGTAGAAAATGCGGTAAAAGCGGGTTTAAAAGCGGAAAATGGGGCAGGAAAAGCGATTTTTCTGCTCGTTTTTATCGCTGTCTTGCGGGAGGGATTTGAAACTGTCCTCTTTATCCTGGCCCAATTCCAAAAAGATTGGCAGATACAAACTCTCGGCGCGATAGCGGGGTTAAGTGTCGCAACCTTGTTGGGAATTCTCCTATTTGCGGGGGGAGTAAAAATTAATATCCGTCTCTTTTTCCAAATTATGGGGACTTTCCTCCTCTTAATCGTTGCGGGATTACTCATCGGTGTTTTGAAACATATCGACGCAGGAATCAGTCTTTTAAGTGAAATTGACCCTTTTTATCGCCATTTCTGTCCTTCTCTCCCCTCCTCCTGTCTTCTCGGTTTTCAAGTTTGGGACGGTTCCCAAATTTTGAGCGATCGCACTTTCCCCGGACTCCTCCTCAAATCTCTGTTTGGTTATCGTCAAAACCTCTATATCAGTCAAATTGTTGCCTATATCCTCTTTTTACTGCTTATCGGTGGCCTCTATTTCCAAAGCTTACGACAACGTCCTCAAACAGTGATCAGTAAACAGTGATCAGTAAACAGTGAAAAGATGGCAAGAAACTTCTATTTAATACTGCTCACTTAAAAACTCACATCTGATAACTGTTAACTTACCCACTGATAACTTACCCACTGATAACTGATAACTGATAACTGATAACTGATTATGACTACTTGGCAATGTGACGGTATCCCTAAAGATGGTAAAACTTATCCGCAAGCGATTGCGGGAGGTCATGAACCCTGCGAAAATACTACTCCTGATTGTCCTATCTGTGGCCTGCCTAGGGAAGCGATGGATCCCGTAACAACGACGGTTAAAACCACGGTGGTGGTCTCCCCGGGGGGTACAACTAGAGTCGGCCAAAAATCTAACTGGTTACTTCCCTTCGCTTTGATAATTACCGCTTTAACCGCAGGTTTAGGGGGTTGGAGTCTATTGCAAATGCTGATTCCCAAACCCGATACTTCCCCAGTTGTCGGGGAAAAAACCCCAGATAGGCAATCTAAGGCAACTTTTGTGAGTAATACGGCTAAAAATCCCGATTTATTTAGCCAAGGTGAGAAAATACTGCTTAATTCCACTCCTAACAAAGAAAAAGGCGCAGCGGCCTTTAAAAAGGAAGATTGGGCAAATGCGATCGCAGCTTACCAACTAGCAGCCACTCCCCAAGCAAACGACCCGGAGGGCAAAATCTATTACAATAACGCCAAAGCTAGACAAAAAGGTAATCAAAATACTATAGCCGTCGTTGTCCCCATCGCTAACGACCCCAACAGCGCCAAGGAAATTCTCCGAGGTGTGGCCAGGTATCAAGAGGAGTTTAATAATTCTAATCCGGGTAATCCTTTGGAAATAGTCATCGCTAATGATGGTGGTGGGTTACAATCAAAAGCGATAGCCGATGATCTGATTCAATCCGGTCAAGTTTTGGCAGTTATGGGCCACGGAATCGATCCTTTTAGTCAAAAAGCGATTGAAAGTTACGAAAAAGAAGGATTAGCGATTCTCTCTCCCCTGACTACCAGTGTTAGTCAAACGGGAAAATTAACCCTGAAAACTATTCCCCTTAAGGATAAATCTCAGGAAGTTTTGGGTAGTTATCTGGAAGCAGTGGCCAAAACTTTGGCTAATTATGCTAGTAAGCAAAAGAAGTCTCCGTCAGTGGTTCTTTTTTATAATTCCGATAGTCCCTATAGTCAAAAATTAAGGGATTCCTTTGCTAAAGCAATAAAGCAACCAGGAGGCAAGATAGTTAAGGAAATAGACACAACTAAAGCCAATTTTAATGCTAAAACTGCCATAGATCAGGCAAGACAAGCCGGCGCTAAGGTGGTATTTTTGGCCTTGAGTAAAGATGGCGATCGCATTGATCAAGCCGTGGCTATTGCCCAAGAATCGTCTGGAATGCTATTATTAGGCGGAAATGAACTTTATACACCCGATATACTTATTCAAGGAGCCGATAGCATCGACGGATTAGTTTTAGCAGTACCTTGGAGTTTCCAAGCAACGGATCCTTTTGCCAAAGATGCGCTGAAAAGTTGGCGCGGTCGCGTCAGTTGGCGTACTGCTACCGCCTACGATACCATGAAAGTATTAGGAAAAGCGATCGCTAAAAGTTCTGACCGTGCTACTGTAGTCGAAACTTTAAATCGAGGAATCACCTTGCAGGGAAGCACCACGGATTTTAACATTTTTAATCAAGTTCCCCTAGTACGCGCTAATCGCGGCAATGAGGGGCCAAAGGGTTCTCAATATCAGTTCGATCCTATCTAAAATAGACAATGTGATGTCGAGGAGTAGAATCAAGTCTAATTTTATGAAGAATATCTTACCCATCCTAGCTTTATTAATGTCGGTGTCGGGAATTGCCGTGTCTTTGGGACGGGAGGAAGTCCGATGTCATCTCGGTTTAGAATCGGCAGCCTGTCCCCAGGAAGAACAAAAAACCAGGGAAGACACCCCCGCAACTACCCCCGCAACTACCCCAGAATCTCCCCGGATAGAAGAAACTCCCGCGGAAAGTACCCGTAATATCGAACCTTCCCCCGAAGTTTCCCCCTCTCCTGAAAGGGAAACCCCGGTGGAATTCACCCCCATCCCGGAAAAGAACCCCAGTCCAGAAGTACCCCCCGAAAATCCCCCCACCTCAGAAACCAAAGCGGTGGAAAAAACTCCAGATGCAGAACAAAGTCCCGATGTCAATCCATCTAAAGATGGAGAAACTGAAAGTATTCCATTAGAGGTTATTCCCCCCGGACAGTAAAATCGGACAAAATCAATTTCTGGTGGGGTAGGGTTGATTCATGAATCAACCCTACAGATCCCGGACAGTAAAATCGGACAAAATCAATTTCTGGCTGAGGATAGGAACTCATGCAAGAAGTAGTTATACTAAATCTGGTTATTAAAGACTGATTATTCATTCCCCTTTTTGCATGAGTGCATGAGTAGAAAACGGGTTTCTCGGAGAAACCCGTTTTCTGTGCGTTACTCAACGGATTTAGTATAACTACTTAATTTTTCTGCTGCTGTTGCTGATTAGGTAAGTACCTAGGCAAAATTATTTACACATGACGATCATTGCCCCGTAAGGGTTTTAGCTCGATCGGGCAGGTAATTAATTTTGCATGACTACTTAAAAACTATTTACTTTTAGTCAAAATTAATTAACTTCTAACCCCGGAATGCTTAACTGTTCGGTTTTTGGCTGTGTTTCCCCCAGATAATCCCCTTGCAACATATTAATTAAACAGCCACCAAGATGATAGGCCATATTAACGGGAACCGCGTTACCAATCTGTCGATATTGAGAGGTTAAATTACCGGTAAATTGCCAATCATCGGGAAAGGACTGCACTCGTGCATATTCTCTCACAGTCAAAGGACGAGTTTCTTGGGGATGACATCTTTCTGTTTGGGTTTGTGCCGGACTACAGGTAATAGTTAAAGCCGGTTCATCCCAAGATAATCTTTTAGCATATCCTGTCCGTCCGCCGTGATTTTTGAGACTATTTTTCATATATTCTTTTTGAATATCCATCGGCAAATTTCGCCAATTTCCTCCTGCGGGAACTAAGGACATAATCTCTTTTTTTCTTTCTTTATATTCTACTCCTGGAGAACTTGGACAATTCTCTAGAGCTTTTTTCAGAGAAATAGTATAGTTTTTATATTGGGGAAAAATCGGTTTAATATTTAGGTCTTGACGGGTGGCGATAATAATTAATCTTTCTCTTTTTTGGGGAACATCAAGAAATTGAGCCGATAAAACTTGATAAGCAGCATAATAACCGATTTCCTGTAAAGCTTGCATCATTAATTGCAGGGTTTCTCCTTTTTTATTGCTTAATAATCCTCGAACATTTTCGGCTATAGCGATTTTAGGTTGCACTTCCTGTAAACAACGAGCAAATTCAAAAAATAGGCTTCCTCTCAAATCTTCTAATCCTTTTCCTAACCCAGCATAACTAAAAGGTTGGCAGGGAAAACCTCCAGCTACAATATCTATTTTGTCTATAAAATCGGAAAATTTAATCTTTTTTATGTCTTGATTTATAACATTCCATTGGGGTCGATTGAGCCTTAAAGTATTAACACAATCTTGGTTAATTTCCACCAGTAATTGGGTTTTTAGTCCCGCATTTTCTAAACCTAAAGCCATACCACCACAGCCAGCAAATAATTCAATAACCGTGTAATTAGTTGGCTCAACAGTTTGTAAAATTCTCAATTCTCCGGGGGATTGGTTATTTTTAAGATTGGTTAATTGCTCGAGATCAAATAACCAATCAACTTGATTGATTTTCTGACCTTTGATTAATTTTTTCTTTTGCCATGTTAGTATTTCTGCGGTAGTTACACCGAGAATATTAGCGGCTTTTTGTAGATTTACCTGAGTCATAACCGATAATTAGCAACTTATCTACGTTTTTATTATAAATCAAAGTAGCTAAACTTGATGTCGAGAAAATTTTTAGAAATATCCTTGATATAAAACATTTTCCAGTGATGGGTTTGTATTATCAATATGAGTTTGTATTTTATCGATCATCCTTTGAAACACATCGGGATAATATTGAGAAGCATCCAAAAAATCTACATATTCCTGTCTGTGCAGCTGTCTTGCTTTTGAGGAGCGATACTCTTGTCGAAGATTAGCGGTCATACGCTTAGTTTTTCGTATAATTAACACATCATCAATTTGAGTAGAAATTATTGAAACTGGTGTCATATCAAGAAATTCGCAAATCAAAAAATATAAAGAGTTAGGAACGGCAATTTTTAAATCTCTACTTGTGGCTACAGCTTCCTGAAACATAGTTTTATCTAAATTAGTTTTGCACTCTGCACAAACATAGCCAAGATGAGACTCAATCAATTCATGATTTTGAAATTCTGGGTCAAAAGATGACTTTAGATATAACTTTTTGACCAGTATAAAATCCTGATTTTTGCTTCTAATATTTGCTTGACCACCTTGACCAATATTGCCGAGAGAGGATAGGAAACTTAGTCCAGAGAAGGTATTTCTTGGACCCAATTCAAAAGAGTTATCTATTCCTTGTAAACTACGGAAAACCAGCTGGGGTAAAAATTCTTCTAATATAGTATTGTCTAATTTTAACTGTCCCTTCTGTCTATACAAAAAGTTATCTGAACTATCAAAAATTAAGTCAAGTTCAATAAAACGCTTATATCGGTTAGTAGCTGACACTAGCTTTTCTACTGCATCTGCTTGACCAGAATTAATCGATTCTAACTCGATAATCCACTGGCGATATTTTATAATAGCTTCTTCTAAACGTTCCCGATCAGCTTCTGGCAACCGAGGATTGTTAAGACAGGCAGTTAGTTTTGTGTAGTGAGGACGGGAAAATTCGTTCATGTATTTTTGTTGATGTTCAAAGGTCAATATATAATCTCTTATCTAAAATTGGTGTTTTTTGAATATTATTGACTTTGGCAATTGCTGATTCTAAACATAGCTGGTTTTCTGAAGATACAAAAAGCCTACTGCTTTCCAATACCTCGAATGCTACCTCTCTAGAAATTTGTTCTATTACCTCTTGGCTAACTTGATTATTTAGGTTGATAAAATTAATTATATCCTCTATAATAACTTTACCAAATTTATTCTTAAATTTTCTTTTTTGTCTTAATACTTTCTGAAATAGTTTGGCTTTGACCCCTATTTTTTCAATAATATCAGCATTATAAAAAGGTACGCCAAGAACGTTAGATTCTTGTCCTACAATTAAAACAATTCTTGCTTGCTGCTTGCTGACTCTCGCCAGTTCCTTTAAAATGTCACCCATATCTAAACAGTATTGTACTACAGTGTAGAAACGATTACTCCTATTTGCTCTATTAGAGCCAATTTCTGACTTGGCTATCTTGAGTAAATCCCATCCTAAGATTTCAGCAGATTGACGATAATTTTGATGGTAATTAAAAACATTTATATAGGGTGGAGAAGTCACAACAAAATCTATCTGATTATTTTTTAGTGGGAGAGAACGAGCATCAGATAATCCAACCCTGAGCGGCTTTTGAGAGTAAGGTAGCTTAGTAATTATATTGCTAAGATGTAAAAATTTTTTCTGAATAAATTCCTGAGTAATTTTATTGTTACACACATCAAGAAGGATTACCAAAGCATCAAATAAAACCCTTGACCGATCCGGTAGCATATTCCTAGTATTTTGCAATTTATCTACTAAATTTTCTACTTGGTCACTGACTTCAAAAATTCTCAAAGGAAATTCTTGATCGACGATATTTCTCAGGTTTTTAAGAACTTCTTTTTTTTGAGAATCATTGATAAATTCATAGGTACGACTCATGATATAAGCAGCGGGATTAATCTCAAATCCATAAGCTTCTAGGGATAAATAACTTGCCTCTAGTAAGACAGTTCCGCTACCCACAAAAGGATCGAGAATGACCGAATTAGATGGGCAATAGAAACTTAATATAGTCTCTATCAGTTGGGGTGAAAACTGACCTCGCCAAACAAATAAATTGGCTCTAGTTTTCTCAATAATGTCAAGTTTTTCTTGGGGTATAGGTTGATCAAAATCTGGCAACTTTCAATCTCCCTCTATTGCTAAAATCAAAATTCAGGTTCTACTTTATCTAGAGAACAAACACCATAAAATTTCGGGGCTGAACAAGGTTCAGCCCCGAAATATTTTCCTAATTGCGTCCCGGAACTGTATATTTAAAATTCATCGGGCCGGTATAACCAGAAATCTCCGCTAATTTCTCTAATCTTTGGGTTCCCGAATATTCTTGACCCTTAATAATCCAAGTGGGGAAACCTTTAATTCCGGCATCGCGACAAGCTTGGGGATTACCATTAACCCCTTGGGGATCGCATTCGATATAAACCCTTTCTTTTTTGAGGATTTCTCCCGCTTCCTTACCAAATAACTGTTTTTGATCGTAACAGTGGGGACACCAAAAAGCCCCGTATTCTTTCGCACCAATTGCTTTTAAATGTTTAGCTAAGGCGATTTCTGCCTCTCCCGAAACCGTGGTTACTTCCCAACCGTAGGGAGGTGTAGCAGCTGTCATTGGCCGGGTAATTTCTTCTTTTCCTCCTGTCACCGTCGGGGAATTTACTCCCGCATAAACCGCTAAAGTTCCCACCAAAGTAACCATGGCCACCACAACCATCGGCAGTATAATTTGTCCTAAACCTTCCCATTCACGACCGACAATTGTGAGAATTAATAAAGTTAAAGCGAACAAAGCCGAAGTGATGCAGTAGGGACACAATTCCCTTAATTCCGTGGCTAGAATATACATTAAATAACCACTAAATACCGCCATCGCCGTCGCCCCCGCTAACAGCAATA contains the following coding sequences:
- a CDS encoding tetratricopeptide repeat protein, with protein sequence MNYLLTVYRALECRPDTYRDWYDQGNILKERMDYFGALISYEKALEYYPDDYWAWYKRGMILEDLGMYEEAAESYANAAQVKADNYWAWYDQGCVYLQELKDYEKAIACFQRALSHSPGDYWAAYRQGEAYRLLKNYERAITSYDLALGARPRDYWAWYRRGDAFRDWGNPQEALFNYRTALDIRPQDYWSWYQQGVILQELQRLTEAIACYEESLKIDQDDRYAWYNAACCYAALGQQQKAINCLREALDIEPDICGELARNNFVFDGLRQNETFNDLLSCYSPS
- a CDS encoding ferritin-like domain-containing protein, yielding MRELDRDKTIEQLNEIMEFELAGVVRYTHYSLMVTGPHRIPIVQFFQTQATESLTHAQQVGEILTGLEGHPSLKIAPIEESYEHNIKAILSESLNHEKKSLDLYKALLETVEDASIYLEEFARGMIGQEELHNLEIRKMLRDFA
- a CDS encoding FTR1 family iron permease translates to MNLSSALPTFIITLREGFEAALVVGIVLACLQKSGRSQLNSWVYRGIGAGVVASVLVGVLLGGILLQVDASPSPFVPMIKELLAATFGLIAVLMLSWMLIWMTQQAKSLKSEVENAVKAGLKAENGAGKAIFLLVFIAVLREGFETVLFILAQFQKDWQIQTLGAIAGLSVATLLGILLFAGGVKINIRLFFQIMGTFLLLIVAGLLIGVLKHIDAGISLLSEIDPFYRHFCPSLPSSCLLGFQVWDGSQILSDRTFPGLLLKSLFGYRQNLYISQIVAYILFLLLIGGLYFQSLRQRPQTVISKQ
- a CDS encoding ABC transporter substrate-binding protein; this translates as MTTWQCDGIPKDGKTYPQAIAGGHEPCENTTPDCPICGLPREAMDPVTTTVKTTVVVSPGGTTRVGQKSNWLLPFALIITALTAGLGGWSLLQMLIPKPDTSPVVGEKTPDRQSKATFVSNTAKNPDLFSQGEKILLNSTPNKEKGAAAFKKEDWANAIAAYQLAATPQANDPEGKIYYNNAKARQKGNQNTIAVVVPIANDPNSAKEILRGVARYQEEFNNSNPGNPLEIVIANDGGGLQSKAIADDLIQSGQVLAVMGHGIDPFSQKAIESYEKEGLAILSPLTTSVSQTGKLTLKTIPLKDKSQEVLGSYLEAVAKTLANYASKQKKSPSVVLFYNSDSPYSQKLRDSFAKAIKQPGGKIVKEIDTTKANFNAKTAIDQARQAGAKVVFLALSKDGDRIDQAVAIAQESSGMLLLGGNELYTPDILIQGADSIDGLVLAVPWSFQATDPFAKDALKSWRGRVSWRTATAYDTMKVLGKAIAKSSDRATVVETLNRGITLQGSTTDFNIFNQVPLVRANRGNEGPKGSQYQFDPI
- a CDS encoding DNA cytosine methyltransferase → MTQVNLQKAANILGVTTAEILTWQKKKLIKGQKINQVDWLFDLEQLTNLKNNQSPGELRILQTVEPTNYTVIELFAGCGGMALGLENAGLKTQLLVEINQDCVNTLRLNRPQWNVINQDIKKIKFSDFIDKIDIVAGGFPCQPFSYAGLGKGLEDLRGSLFFEFARCLQEVQPKIAIAENVRGLLSNKKGETLQLMMQALQEIGYYAAYQVLSAQFLDVPQKRERLIIIATRQDLNIKPIFPQYKNYTISLKKALENCPSSPGVEYKERKKEIMSLVPAGGNWRNLPMDIQKEYMKNSLKNHGGRTGYAKRLSWDEPALTITCSPAQTQTERCHPQETRPLTVREYARVQSFPDDWQFTGNLTSQYRQIGNAVPVNMAYHLGGCLINMLQGDYLGETQPKTEQLSIPGLEVN
- a CDS encoding Bpu10I family restriction endonuclease, whose amino-acid sequence is MNEFSRPHYTKLTACLNNPRLPEADRERLEEAIIKYRQWIIELESINSGQADAVEKLVSATNRYKRFIELDLIFDSSDNFLYRQKGQLKLDNTILEEFLPQLVFRSLQGIDNSFELGPRNTFSGLSFLSSLGNIGQGGQANIRSKNQDFILVKKLYLKSSFDPEFQNHELIESHLGYVCAECKTNLDKTMFQEAVATSRDLKIAVPNSLYFLICEFLDMTPVSIISTQIDDVLIIRKTKRMTANLRQEYRSSKARQLHRQEYVDFLDASQYYPDVFQRMIDKIQTHIDNTNPSLENVLYQGYF
- a CDS encoding DNA methyltransferase: MPDFDQPIPQEKLDIIEKTRANLFVWRGQFSPQLIETILSFYCPSNSVILDPFVGSGTVLLEASYLSLEAYGFEINPAAYIMSRTYEFINDSQKKEVLKNLRNIVDQEFPLRIFEVSDQVENLVDKLQNTRNMLPDRSRVLFDALVILLDVCNNKITQEFIQKKFLHLSNIITKLPYSQKPLRVGLSDARSLPLKNNQIDFVVTSPPYINVFNYHQNYRQSAEILGWDLLKIAKSEIGSNRANRSNRFYTVVQYCLDMGDILKELARVSKQQARIVLIVGQESNVLGVPFYNADIIEKIGVKAKLFQKVLRQKRKFKNKFGKVIIEDIINFINLNNQVSQEVIEQISREVAFEVLESSRLFVSSENQLCLESAIAKVNNIQKTPILDKRLYIDL
- a CDS encoding vitamin K epoxide reductase family protein; this translates as MRRRSVPWIHRYSRPLIGGVSIVGAILTGYLTITKLTGGAAACTAGASDGAGCTGVLNSPYATVFGLPLSLFGFLAYIAMAVFALTPLFINGETQKNLRKSLENNTWLLLLAGATAMAVFSGYLMYILATELRELCPYCITSALFALTLLILTIVGREWEGLGQIILPMVVVAMVTLVGTLAVYAGVNSPTVTGGKEEITRPMTAATPPYGWEVTTVSGEAEIALAKHLKAIGAKEYGAFWCPHCYDQKQLFGKEAGEILKKERVYIECDPQGVNGNPQACRDAGIKGFPTWIIKGQEYSGTQRLEKLAEISGYTGPMNFKYTVPGRN